The genomic segment GAATCTTGAACCAGAAACAAAGAAAGAATGAAAACGAACTACTTGCGACAAGACAACATCCCTAACCTTTATTTCTTTTTTTTGACACTGGACTCAACAAGAGTGAATTTTTTACCAACCCACTCTTCTATATCTTCCAAGTCATACTGCCTTTTCTTCACATCATCATTGATGATGTAGGCTGCTAACTTCCCAAGAGAAGACTCTCGAGACTCAGCTACAGGATAAACCTTTAATTTCAAAAGAGATGGTGTCGATTCTATATAAATCTTAACCAGAGTCCCTTTCTTCCAAACTTCCGTTTGGGAAAATTTGATATCCTCTTGTGTCGAATAAGTCTTTGCATCATAGTATTCATTGATTTCTCTTAGTTTTTCTTTTTTGATCAACCGCTGGGAACAATGACTGAACGCAAGGAGAAGAACGAGGGGAATTACACGAATGATACTACAATTCAAAGCAAACTCTGAGGAAAAGTCACCATGATGCCTTAATTATGAAAAGCCTTTTTTATTTTTTGGCCCAAAAGAAGGATATTCAGACCAAACTTAATTGTGATCCCCAAACGCGCAGAAGTTGGAAGTTTATTATACGAATGGAATGGAGCCAAAGAAATCCAAGTGGAAGTGGGAATTCGAAGAGGTCTTCCTCAGTTCCAAATTTTAGGCTGTGCCTCTCTATCCACAAAGGAGTCCAAAGATCGCATTCGTTTGGCTCTAGAGGCGTCTGGTTATCAATTCCCATTGGAAACCATCATTATCAATTTAAAACCTGCGCATATCCCGAAACGAATGGTTTCTTTGGATTTGGCAATGGCTGCCGGTATCCTTCTCGCAACCGACCAAATCCCAGACCCACCCTATCCCATCCGGTTTCTAGGAGGCCTTGGTTTGGATGGAAGGATTCTAGGAGGCAAAGAACTTCTTCCTTATCTTTGGCAAAGTCCCGAATCTTCCGAACATTCGATTTGTATACCGGCAACTTTGGAGAAAGAGTCTCTTCCCAAAGGGCGATACCAATTTTTAAACCACTTGGAAGATTTAAAAAACCTACCCATTACAACTCCTAGTGCTAGGGAGGTGGAAGTTCCTTCGACCACTTCCCTGGATTGGGATACAGTCTACTTAGATCCATACCAAATGAAAGTGTTTCAAGGACTCCTCTATTCGCTTCTAGGAAACCACCATAGCCTAGTTTTAGGAAGTCCAGGGTCAGGAAAAACAATGCTACACCGGATGCTCGAATCCATACTTCCACCGAAAAAGAATAGAGATACATCCAACCAAGGAGTATGGACAGTAGAGGGTGAATTTGAAGTCCCATCGGAAAAACGCCCCTTTCGTTCCCCCCACCATTCTGCCACGGAAGTAGGACTTGTGGGTGGAGGTCTACCCTTCCAACCAGGAGAAATATCCAAAGCCTACGGAGGAATCCTTTATCTAGATGAAGCTTTAGAATTTAAGGATCGTATTTTGGATAGTTTGCGAATGCCTATGGAAGATTCCTATTTGGAAATTGTCAGGTTGAACGAAACTACAAAACTAAAAACAGATTTTACCCTGATGCTTTCTGCAAACCCTTGCCCTTGTGGAAATTACCATAGTCACCAAACCTGCCATTGTTCTTTACAAAAGATTCGTTTGTATTTACAAAAAATCAGCGGAGCGTTTTTGGATCGGATCACCATCTTTCAGACGTTATTCGAAACTACGAATGACAGGTGTATCAAACTAGAAGAATTAAAAATGAGACAATTCATTTTGGATCGTTTTGTTTTTCGAAATACCAGATCCATTCCCTTAGATGAAGAAAACAAAATTCAAAAAATTTTAGACACGGAACTCCAAACCAAACAACTATCGTTAAGAAAGAAAAAACAGATTATTTCTCTTTCCCGTACGATAGCAGATTGGAACCTCTCCTCCCGAACGAAGGAAGTAC from the Leptospira congkakensis genome contains:
- a CDS encoding type II secretion system-associated lipoprotein, which encodes MPLVLLLAFSHCSQRLIKKEKLREINEYYDAKTYSTQEDIKFSQTEVWKKGTLVKIYIESTPSLLKLKVYPVAESRESSLGKLAAYIINDDVKKRQYDLEDIEEWVGKKFTLVESSVKKKK
- a CDS encoding ATP-binding protein, producing MIPKRAEVGSLLYEWNGAKEIQVEVGIRRGLPQFQILGCASLSTKESKDRIRLALEASGYQFPLETIIINLKPAHIPKRMVSLDLAMAAGILLATDQIPDPPYPIRFLGGLGLDGRILGGKELLPYLWQSPESSEHSICIPATLEKESLPKGRYQFLNHLEDLKNLPITTPSAREVEVPSTTSLDWDTVYLDPYQMKVFQGLLYSLLGNHHSLVLGSPGSGKTMLHRMLESILPPKKNRDTSNQGVWTVEGEFEVPSEKRPFRSPHHSATEVGLVGGGLPFQPGEISKAYGGILYLDEALEFKDRILDSLRMPMEDSYLEIVRLNETTKLKTDFTLMLSANPCPCGNYHSHQTCHCSLQKIRLYLQKISGAFLDRITIFQTLFETTNDRCIKLEELKMRQFILDRFVFRNTRSIPLDEENKIQKILDTELQTKQLSLRKKKQIISLSRTIADWNLSSRTKEVHIWEAVEYCIGYQWIYSLG